A stretch of bacterium DNA encodes these proteins:
- a CDS encoding TlpA family protein disulfide reductase encodes MSKVSKKSSGGSKRKVEKKSLSPFAWVITAFAVVIVGILLINKLNEPEPSTMVQQAAVQNGSAGGSAAPGFSLPAVSGGSKSLSDYRGKVVMLNFWATWCGPCKREIPDFIEMQEAFRDDGFEIVGVSLDQPGEESKVAQFVSQAGINYDILHGNGEIAQAYGGVRSIPTTFLLDRDGNIVSSKVGLQPKSAWESQIKELL; translated from the coding sequence ATGAGCAAAGTCAGTAAAAAAAGCAGCGGTGGCAGCAAGCGGAAAGTGGAGAAGAAATCACTCAGTCCTTTCGCATGGGTTATCACCGCATTTGCCGTCGTCATCGTCGGCATTCTTCTGATCAACAAACTCAACGAGCCCGAGCCTTCGACCATGGTGCAGCAGGCGGCCGTGCAGAACGGCAGCGCCGGTGGCAGTGCCGCCCCTGGATTTTCCCTCCCCGCAGTCTCCGGTGGCAGCAAGTCCCTCTCCGATTATCGCGGCAAGGTCGTCATGCTCAACTTCTGGGCAACCTGGTGTGGACCCTGTAAGCGTGAAATCCCCGATTTCATCGAGATGCAGGAAGCATTCAGGGATGACGGTTTCGAGATCGTTGGCGTGTCCCTCGATCAGCCCGGTGAAGAATCAAAGGTGGCCCAGTTCGTGAGCCAGGCCGGTATCAACTATGATATCCTTCACGGCAACGGAGAGATCGCGCAGGCCTACGGCGGCGTGCGCAGCATTCCCACCACCTTCCTGCTCGACAGGGATGGGAACATCGTCTCCTCGAAGGTTGGATTGCAGCCGAAATCGGCCTGGGAGAGCCAGATCAAGGAACTGCTTTGA
- the carA gene encoding glutamine-hydrolyzing carbamoyl-phosphate synthase small subunit, translating to MKKSAVLVLQDGTVYHGTAFGHVGETQGEVCFNTGMTGYQEILTDPSYCGQIVTMTYPHIGNYGVNEDDVESGRIQVAGFVVRDGCDIPSNHRATSSLPEYLDRQGIVGIQGIDTRALTRKLRSDGAMNGVISSSGIAVEELLKRVQELPSMAGQDLARIVSCGEAWHWPSSDPKRYRVVAMDFGIKHNILRLLESHGCDVTVVPAQSSSEEILAMNPDGIFLSNGPGDPDAVAYGIETVRQLLGKKPMFGICLGHQLLALALGGSTYKMKFGHRGVNHPVKNLKSGKVEITSQNHGFAVDPDSLPTGVEITHWNLNDNTLEGFRASEHNAFSVQYHPEASPGPHDSRYLFEQFNSLMDTHAKA from the coding sequence ATGAAGAAGTCTGCTGTCCTCGTCCTTCAAGACGGAACGGTCTATCACGGTACAGCCTTCGGTCATGTGGGAGAAACACAGGGAGAAGTGTGTTTCAACACCGGCATGACAGGGTACCAGGAAATACTCACGGATCCCTCCTACTGCGGTCAGATTGTGACCATGACATATCCCCATATCGGGAATTACGGCGTGAATGAGGATGACGTCGAAAGCGGGCGCATCCAGGTTGCCGGCTTTGTCGTTCGCGACGGCTGCGACATACCCTCGAATCACCGCGCTACGTCCTCGCTGCCCGAATATCTCGACCGCCAGGGCATCGTCGGCATCCAGGGCATCGATACGCGTGCACTCACGCGCAAACTGCGCAGCGACGGTGCCATGAACGGGGTCATTTCGTCGTCGGGCATCGCAGTTGAGGAACTGCTGAAACGTGTGCAGGAACTGCCATCGATGGCCGGACAGGATCTCGCACGCATCGTCAGCTGCGGGGAAGCCTGGCACTGGCCGTCGTCCGACCCGAAGCGATACCGGGTCGTCGCGATGGATTTCGGGATAAAACACAACATACTGCGCCTGCTTGAGTCGCATGGCTGCGACGTGACCGTCGTACCGGCACAGAGCAGCAGCGAGGAAATACTCGCCATGAATCCGGATGGGATTTTCCTCAGCAACGGTCCCGGTGATCCGGATGCCGTGGCATACGGCATCGAAACCGTTCGGCAGCTGCTCGGGAAGAAACCGATGTTCGGCATCTGCCTCGGACATCAGCTGCTTGCGCTCGCGCTCGGGGGAAGCACGTACAAAATGAAATTCGGGCATCGGGGTGTAAATCATCCCGTGAAGAATCTCAAAAGCGGAAAAGTCGAGATCACCAGTCAGAATCACGGTTTCGCCGTGGATCCAGACTCACTGCCGACTGGCGTCGAAATCACACACTGGAATCTCAATGACAACACACTCGAAGGATTCCGTGCATCAGAGCACAACGCCTTCTCAGTGCAGTACCACCCCGAGGCCTCACCCGGTCCGCACGACTCCCGTTACCTCTTCGAACAATTCAATTCCCTGATGGATACCCATGCCAAAGCGTAG
- a CDS encoding DUF1501 domain-containing protein, producing MKRRDFVKTSVAAGVAASTIGGIFEPFAVKAYANAPSLARAAMNAGTGRVLVVLQLDGGNDGLNTVVPKEDSLYYNLRDTLAIQNPLPLSDTLGLHPSMTGFESLNNDGMLAVVQNVGYDNPNRSHFRSTDIWFTGSNNNKPSDVNTYLEDGWLGRYLDLRYPGYPDPAVTPEHPLAIEIGTTTSLMMQGEELGMSMAIYDPDTFYRIISGTDISGGDPPDTSTPAGLELEYIRNIALEANQYAKPVRDAANMVENHDVYTTGNDVAERLKIIARLIAGGLDTPIYVISQRGYDTHAQQDSGTTPKHSGLLGRMSDAIKSFFDDLKAFGMDDRVMLMTISEFGRRVEANGTAGTDHGTAQPMFFVGPEVNGGVYGNNPDLSDLDRNGDLKHQYDFKQMYASVLRQWFGVMESSTALILKGEWETLPLFSQAPVGVSNNGLPAGFALEQNYPNPFTRSAGTSIRFSTPGGQTRLNVYNLQGKLVKTLVDGSMTPGTHEVRFNPSSLSSGTYLYRLESARAVETRSMVLVR from the coding sequence ATGAAACGTAGAGACTTTGTCAAGACCAGTGTCGCGGCAGGCGTCGCCGCATCGACGATCGGTGGCATTTTCGAGCCCTTCGCCGTCAAGGCGTACGCCAACGCACCCTCACTCGCCCGTGCCGCGATGAACGCAGGTACGGGACGCGTGCTGGTGGTGCTGCAGCTCGACGGCGGAAATGACGGACTCAACACCGTCGTACCGAAAGAAGACAGCCTGTATTACAATCTTCGCGACACGCTGGCAATACAGAATCCCCTCCCGCTCAGCGATACGCTCGGACTCCATCCGTCCATGACCGGCTTCGAATCCCTCAACAACGACGGCATGCTCGCCGTCGTCCAGAACGTCGGCTACGACAATCCGAATCGCTCGCATTTCCGTTCCACCGACATCTGGTTTACCGGCTCGAATAACAACAAACCGAGCGATGTAAACACCTATCTCGAAGACGGCTGGCTGGGACGCTATCTCGACCTGCGCTATCCGGGGTACCCGGACCCCGCGGTGACCCCCGAGCATCCGCTGGCCATCGAAATCGGCACGACGACCTCATTGATGATGCAGGGTGAAGAACTCGGCATGAGCATGGCGATTTATGATCCCGACACTTTTTACCGCATCATCTCGGGCACGGATATTTCCGGTGGGGACCCTCCCGACACCAGTACGCCTGCAGGACTCGAACTCGAGTACATCCGCAACATCGCACTGGAGGCAAACCAGTACGCCAAGCCCGTGCGCGATGCGGCGAACATGGTGGAGAACCATGACGTTTATACCACGGGCAACGATGTCGCCGAGCGGCTGAAGATTATTGCGCGGCTGATCGCAGGCGGGCTCGATACGCCGATCTATGTCATTTCCCAGCGGGGATACGACACGCATGCTCAGCAGGACAGCGGGACTACGCCGAAGCACAGTGGTCTGCTCGGACGCATGTCGGATGCGATCAAATCATTCTTCGACGATCTGAAGGCATTCGGCATGGACGACCGTGTCATGCTCATGACCATCTCGGAATTCGGCCGCCGCGTTGAAGCCAACGGAACTGCCGGGACCGACCATGGTACCGCCCAGCCCATGTTCTTTGTTGGTCCGGAAGTCAACGGCGGTGTCTACGGAAACAATCCCGACCTCTCGGATCTCGACAGGAACGGTGATCTCAAACATCAGTATGATTTCAAGCAGATGTACGCCAGCGTGCTGCGGCAGTGGTTCGGCGTGATGGAGTCGAGCACCGCCCTGATTCTCAAGGGCGAGTGGGAAACACTTCCCCTCTTCTCACAGGCCCCCGTTGGCGTAAGCAATAATGGACTGCCTGCGGGCTTCGCACTCGAGCAGAACTACCCGAATCCTTTCACCCGCTCCGCCGGCACTTCGATTCGCTTTTCGACACCAGGGGGACAGACTCGATTGAACGTGTATAATCTCCAGGGGAAACTGGTGAAAACGCTCGTCGATGGATCCATGACACCCGGAACGCATGAAGTGCGCTTTAATCCCTCATCCCTCAGCAGCGGAACATACCTGTACCGGCTCGAATCCGCGCGCGCCGTGGAAACCCGCAGCATGGTGCTGGTTCGTTAA
- a CDS encoding DUF1800 domain-containing protein — MDRRSFLSPAVLATANGTTGGEAAVAAGAASRPDVARVHQAVLAEREASLKGLPEPTALPRLVTSGLDPYSPTPEKPWDEQRVGYLIRRTMFGAKRADIDMAMEKTPAEVVDMLLMSGTPPAAPGSWINEDYWYDNTNNDRTNRDRLQEMREWWTGLMLNQEFSIREKMTFFWHDHWATEALTVRQPHFNYWFIDLFRNNYLGNFKQMVKDVTISPAMLVYLDGWYNTKRRPNENYARELMELHTLGEGNGYTEDDIQEAARALTGWTLKNTGTSSVGTNTYDPKEAEFISSRFDDTEKTFMGRTGNWGYEDVIDIIFEEHAAEAASFICRKLYREFVYEIADETIIGQLADLLRTNNWDIRPVLRTLLLSEHFFDTSNIGAHVTSPMEYYIGSIRQLDIVTDNFKYIYQVNSAMGCQLLEAPNVKGWPGYRSWISASRLASRWSVADELILGNMKSTPKYSVDAIEFAKGVSDPNNPRTLIQDIIEYAVPLKLSTNQFEILLDKLLAGAPEYEWNINLPGAEGHVKDLLKAVLRLSESQLC, encoded by the coding sequence ATGGATAGACGATCCTTCCTCTCACCCGCTGTTCTGGCTACCGCGAACGGGACAACGGGGGGCGAAGCTGCAGTCGCAGCCGGAGCAGCGTCCCGGCCGGACGTTGCACGCGTACACCAGGCTGTACTCGCCGAACGGGAAGCAAGCCTCAAGGGTTTGCCTGAACCGACAGCTTTGCCGCGGCTTGTGACATCCGGACTCGATCCCTATTCCCCCACGCCGGAAAAACCATGGGACGAGCAGCGTGTCGGGTATCTGATCCGACGCACCATGTTCGGTGCGAAACGGGCGGATATCGACATGGCAATGGAGAAGACACCGGCGGAGGTCGTCGACATGCTGCTCATGAGTGGAACCCCGCCAGCAGCCCCCGGCAGCTGGATCAACGAGGATTACTGGTACGACAATACCAACAATGACCGCACGAATCGTGATCGTCTTCAGGAAATGCGCGAATGGTGGACAGGGCTTATGCTCAATCAGGAGTTCTCCATTCGCGAGAAAATGACATTTTTCTGGCATGACCACTGGGCCACCGAAGCGCTTACCGTGCGCCAGCCCCACTTCAACTACTGGTTCATCGACCTCTTCCGCAACAACTACCTGGGGAATTTCAAACAGATGGTGAAGGATGTCACGATCTCGCCGGCCATGTTGGTCTATCTCGATGGCTGGTACAACACCAAACGCCGCCCGAACGAGAACTACGCGCGTGAGCTTATGGAGCTCCACACCCTCGGGGAAGGAAACGGCTATACAGAAGACGACATCCAGGAAGCGGCGCGTGCGCTCACGGGATGGACACTGAAGAATACCGGTACGAGTTCCGTCGGTACGAACACGTATGACCCGAAAGAAGCGGAATTCATCTCTTCCCGTTTCGACGATACGGAGAAAACGTTCATGGGCCGCACAGGCAACTGGGGCTATGAAGATGTCATCGATATCATATTCGAGGAGCATGCCGCTGAAGCCGCATCCTTCATCTGCCGGAAACTGTACCGGGAATTCGTCTATGAGATTGCCGATGAAACGATTATCGGTCAACTCGCCGATCTGTTGCGAACGAACAACTGGGATATTCGTCCTGTGCTTCGCACCCTCCTCCTCAGTGAGCATTTCTTCGACACCTCCAACATCGGTGCGCATGTCACCTCTCCGATGGAATATTACATCGGCAGCATCCGTCAGCTCGACATCGTCACCGACAACTTCAAGTACATTTACCAGGTGAACAGCGCCATGGGCTGCCAGCTGCTCGAGGCTCCCAACGTCAAGGGCTGGCCGGGCTATCGCAGCTGGATCAGCGCATCACGCCTTGCGAGCCGCTGGTCGGTGGCGGACGAACTGATCCTCGGGAACATGAAGAGCACGCCGAAATACAGCGTTGATGCCATCGAGTTCGCGAAAGGCGTATCCGATCCCAATAATCCACGCACCCTGATCCAGGACATCATCGAATATGCCGTGCCACTGAAACTGAGCACGAATCAGTTTGAAATCCTTCTCGACAAGCTGCTGGCAGGTGCACCGGAGTACGAGTGGAATATCAATCTCCCAGGCGCCGAAGGACATGTGAAGGATCTGCTCAAAGCCGTCCTTCGCCTCAGTGAATCTCAGCTCTGCTGA
- a CDS encoding 4-phosphoerythronate dehydrogenase, which produces MAIAIAADSNIPFISEACDGIGDVRLYDVRDEVETRECVASAEVLLCRSTLRIDEQLLEDTQVRFVATATSGTDHLDLAWLEAQGIPWASAGGSNARSVAEWLAAVLLELHVRERTDLVAADIGIVGVGHVGSQVADIARALGLRMVLNDPPRSARGEKPLPWSDIRFSPLDELLHCAILTLHTPLTSADPFPTRQLIGERRLSMLPPSATVINAARGEVLDPEAVPRWRRWEGGALVLDVYPGEPGIDPALVDVADIATPHVAGHSLDGKLLGTQMVHDALCDWLDIEHPWNFEQYLPESGAIVPAAGTKAVSPFAEVHEVVRQVVPIQRDDASLRAIMQKVHKERGVAFKSLRAEYPVRREFRRIPLERSQFSGEAVLMLEALGFQLM; this is translated from the coding sequence GTGGCGATAGCGATAGCGGCGGATAGCAACATCCCGTTCATCTCCGAGGCATGCGATGGTATCGGCGATGTGCGGCTCTATGATGTGCGCGACGAGGTGGAGACGCGTGAATGCGTGGCTTCTGCCGAAGTCCTGCTCTGCCGTTCGACGCTTCGTATAGATGAACAACTCCTCGAAGATACGCAGGTGCGCTTCGTAGCGACAGCGACCTCGGGAACGGATCATCTGGATCTTGCCTGGCTAGAAGCGCAGGGCATTCCATGGGCCTCCGCGGGGGGAAGCAACGCGCGTTCCGTCGCGGAGTGGCTGGCAGCTGTTCTGCTCGAACTGCATGTGCGTGAGAGGACCGATCTCGTCGCAGCTGATATCGGCATTGTGGGTGTGGGACATGTGGGAAGCCAGGTCGCGGATATCGCACGTGCACTCGGACTGCGCATGGTGCTGAACGATCCTCCACGTAGCGCGCGCGGCGAAAAACCTCTTCCATGGAGCGATATCCGGTTCTCTCCGCTGGACGAACTTCTGCATTGTGCCATTCTGACGCTTCATACCCCGTTGACCTCCGCAGATCCCTTCCCGACGCGGCAGCTTATCGGTGAGCGACGCCTCTCGATGCTGCCACCTTCAGCAACGGTTATCAATGCTGCGCGCGGGGAAGTGCTGGATCCGGAAGCAGTGCCACGGTGGAGGCGCTGGGAGGGTGGTGCACTCGTTCTCGACGTGTACCCCGGCGAGCCGGGAATCGATCCAGCGCTGGTCGACGTGGCGGATATCGCGACACCGCATGTGGCCGGGCATTCCCTCGATGGAAAACTGCTGGGTACGCAGATGGTACACGACGCCCTCTGCGACTGGCTGGATATCGAGCATCCCTGGAATTTTGAGCAATACCTTCCCGAATCCGGCGCCATCGTGCCGGCCGCGGGGACAAAAGCAGTCTCGCCGTTTGCAGAGGTGCATGAGGTCGTTCGCCAGGTGGTGCCGATCCAACGTGATGATGCGTCCCTGCGTGCAATTATGCAGAAAGTGCATAAAGAGCGCGGGGTGGCCTTCAAATCACTCAGGGCGGAATACCCGGTGCGCAGGGAATTCCGCAGAATTCCGCTCGAACGCAGCCAATTCTCCGGTGAAGCGGTGCTGATGCTCGAGGCGCTGGGCTTCCAACTCATGTGA
- a CDS encoding YIP1 family protein: MSLVDRAKNIITSPKTEWEVIANEPADMGSILTGYVIPMALVPAIASFIGYGFIGSGFGSGIMWGVGYALISLVSTIIIVLLTAFVVNLLASGFDSEKDMGKAMQLVAYSYTPAWVGGILSIIPMIGWLGTLFGLYGIYLMYLGFPHMMKTPQEKVVVYMIVTVVVLVVVYIIIFGILGTIIFSILGVSLMSAM; the protein is encoded by the coding sequence ATGAGTCTTGTTGACCGAGCGAAAAACATTATCACGTCCCCGAAGACCGAGTGGGAGGTCATCGCCAATGAGCCGGCAGACATGGGAAGCATTCTCACCGGGTATGTCATCCCGATGGCCCTCGTTCCCGCCATTGCATCGTTTATCGGGTATGGCTTTATCGGCTCTGGATTTGGCTCAGGGATTATGTGGGGAGTAGGATATGCATTGATCAGTCTGGTCTCCACCATTATTATCGTTCTCCTCACTGCGTTTGTTGTCAACCTGCTTGCGTCAGGTTTTGATTCTGAGAAAGACATGGGAAAAGCCATGCAGCTGGTGGCGTACTCGTATACACCTGCGTGGGTGGGTGGAATCCTGAGTATCATTCCCATGATAGGCTGGCTCGGGACTCTGTTCGGTCTCTATGGCATCTACCTGATGTACCTGGGTTTTCCGCATATGATGAAAACGCCGCAGGAGAAGGTGGTGGTGTACATGATTGTCACCGTCGTCGTTCTCGTCGTTGTCTATATTATTATCTTCGGAATCCTCGGTACAATCATATTTTCCATTCTCGGCGTCTCGCTCATGTCGGCGATGTAA
- a CDS encoding DUF1858 domain-containing protein, with amino-acid sequence MDISRESIIEDLVEKYPDAVTFLMEKGIRCLRCGEPIWGTLGSAMDEKDFPIDRQMVIVKELRSFLQEKAVS; translated from the coding sequence ATGGATATCAGTCGCGAAAGCATCATCGAAGATCTCGTGGAAAAATATCCCGATGCGGTAACCTTTCTTATGGAGAAAGGGATTCGCTGTCTGCGCTGTGGCGAGCCCATCTGGGGAACACTCGGTTCCGCAATGGATGAAAAGGATTTTCCCATTGACAGGCAGATGGTCATCGTCAAGGAACTGCGCAGCTTTCTCCAGGAGAAAGCTGTGTCCTGA
- the carB gene encoding carbamoyl-phosphate synthase large subunit, producing the protein MPKRSDIKSILIIGAGPIVIGQACEFDYSGTQALRALRAEGYRVILVNSNPATIMTDRQLADATYLEPVTPEIVATIIEKERPDALLPTVGGQTALDTAVALHDMGVLEKFNVELIGADVEAIRKAEDRSKFKAEMDAVGIDTARGDFARSMEQALELVENVGFPTIIRPSFTLGGTGGATAYNIDEFRELAQKGLDASPIHEVLIEESLLGWKEFEMEVVRDKADNAIIVCSIENLDPMGVHTGDSITVAPAQTLTDREYQQMRNWSLICLRTIGVDTGGSNVQFAVNPETGRMVIIEMNPRVSRSSALASKATGFPIAKVAARLAVGYTLDELPNDITGNTVAAFEPSIDYVVTKIPRFDFEKFPSAEGTLGVQMQSVGEVMAIGRNFAESLQKAFRSLEVGLHGLEPKPGDGRPLDMRKMRFATAFRLLKVWKSFESGADIEELHEITRIDRWFLRHIQALALSPADTPDADTVRRLKRDGFSDMQLAMRFGKTEAEIRNLRDELGIHPVFKEVDTCAAEFEAQTAYCYGSYDSENEIEPLEGKTIMILGGGPNRIGQGIEFDYCCVQAVFGLRDLGYRTIMVNCNPETVSTDFDISDRLYFEPLTFEHVMNIVDFEKPDGVLVQFGGQTPLNIAGRLKEAGVPIMGTSPEAIDLSENREKFGHILDELEIPRPDYGTAFSESEAVVIAERIGYPVLVRPSYVLGGRGMEIVYNADALVTYVRQAAVISADQPILIDAFLEDAFEFDVDALCDGEDVYIGGIMQHIEEAGIHSGDSACAIPPYHLLPEAREAIESYTRQLATSLGTVGLINIQFAMRGNTVYVIEVNPRASRTVPFVSKVIDAPLARYAAQLASGKRLSELDLKTADDHGLIAVKKPVFPFNKFPRQSVFLSPEMKSTGEVIGLDTGWGAAFAKAEIGAGNKLPLEGNVFISVNDRDKEEILSIARDFVELPFKLFATRGTASVLRANGIPVQALNKVVEGRPHVVDVLKNGNIHLVINTPLGETAREDEYEIGRAAIRHKVPVVTTLSGARAAIRGIRRLLTGRLDVRSLQEIFGD; encoded by the coding sequence ATGCCAAAGCGTAGTGATATCAAGTCCATTCTCATCATAGGCGCGGGACCTATCGTCATAGGACAGGCCTGCGAATTCGATTATTCCGGCACGCAGGCGCTGCGGGCGCTGCGGGCCGAAGGTTATCGCGTCATTCTCGTCAACTCCAATCCCGCGACCATCATGACGGACAGACAACTGGCAGATGCGACATATCTCGAACCGGTGACGCCTGAAATCGTCGCGACAATCATAGAAAAAGAGCGCCCTGATGCGCTGCTGCCGACAGTCGGGGGACAGACGGCGCTCGACACCGCTGTTGCCCTGCACGATATGGGTGTGCTTGAGAAATTCAACGTGGAACTGATCGGAGCCGATGTCGAGGCCATACGGAAGGCGGAAGACCGCAGCAAATTCAAGGCAGAGATGGATGCCGTCGGCATTGACACCGCACGCGGCGATTTTGCGCGCAGCATGGAGCAGGCACTCGAACTGGTCGAAAACGTCGGTTTCCCCACCATCATTCGTCCCTCTTTCACTCTGGGCGGTACCGGCGGAGCTACTGCATATAATATTGACGAGTTTCGTGAACTGGCGCAGAAAGGACTCGACGCCAGTCCCATTCATGAAGTCCTCATCGAAGAATCCCTGCTTGGCTGGAAAGAATTTGAAATGGAGGTTGTACGCGATAAGGCCGACAACGCCATCATCGTCTGCTCCATCGAGAATCTCGATCCCATGGGCGTCCACACCGGCGATTCCATTACAGTGGCGCCCGCGCAGACACTCACCGACCGTGAGTATCAGCAGATGCGCAACTGGTCGCTCATCTGCCTGCGCACGATCGGGGTCGATACCGGTGGTTCCAACGTGCAGTTCGCCGTCAACCCTGAGACCGGACGCATGGTGATCATCGAGATGAACCCCCGCGTCAGCCGCAGCTCTGCCCTCGCATCGAAGGCCACCGGCTTCCCGATCGCGAAGGTCGCCGCGCGTCTTGCTGTGGGGTATACGCTCGATGAGCTGCCGAACGACATCACCGGGAACACCGTTGCAGCCTTCGAACCCAGTATCGATTATGTGGTCACGAAAATTCCCCGCTTCGACTTTGAAAAATTCCCGTCCGCAGAAGGCACGCTGGGCGTGCAGATGCAAAGTGTCGGCGAAGTCATGGCAATTGGACGAAATTTCGCAGAGAGCCTGCAGAAAGCTTTCCGTTCGCTGGAAGTCGGGTTGCACGGGCTCGAACCGAAACCCGGTGACGGGCGTCCCCTGGACATGCGCAAAATGCGTTTCGCCACAGCATTCCGCCTGTTGAAAGTGTGGAAGTCGTTCGAGTCTGGTGCCGACATCGAAGAACTGCATGAAATTACGCGCATCGACCGCTGGTTCCTGCGGCATATCCAGGCACTGGCGCTGAGTCCGGCCGACACCCCCGATGCCGATACGGTGCGACGGCTCAAACGTGACGGTTTCTCCGACATGCAGCTTGCGATGCGCTTCGGGAAAACGGAAGCGGAGATTCGCAATCTGCGCGATGAACTCGGCATCCATCCCGTGTTCAAGGAAGTCGACACCTGTGCCGCCGAATTTGAAGCGCAGACGGCGTACTGCTACGGCAGCTACGACAGTGAAAATGAAATAGAGCCGCTCGAAGGTAAAACGATAATGATACTCGGGGGCGGACCGAATCGCATTGGTCAGGGAATCGAGTTCGATTACTGCTGCGTGCAGGCGGTGTTCGGTCTGCGCGACCTCGGGTACCGCACCATCATGGTAAACTGCAATCCTGAAACCGTATCAACGGACTTCGACATTTCCGACCGGCTTTACTTCGAACCGCTGACATTTGAACACGTCATGAACATCGTGGATTTCGAGAAACCGGACGGCGTGCTCGTGCAGTTCGGCGGTCAGACACCGCTCAATATCGCCGGGAGATTGAAGGAAGCCGGGGTTCCCATTATGGGCACTTCGCCGGAAGCGATCGACCTCTCGGAAAACCGTGAGAAATTCGGCCACATTCTCGATGAACTTGAAATCCCCCGCCCTGACTACGGCACAGCCTTCTCCGAGAGTGAAGCCGTGGTCATTGCGGAACGCATTGGCTATCCGGTACTCGTGCGTCCCTCCTACGTGCTCGGAGGACGTGGGATGGAGATCGTCTACAACGCGGATGCGCTGGTCACCTACGTGCGTCAGGCTGCGGTGATTTCCGCTGATCAACCTATCCTCATCGATGCATTCCTGGAGGATGCGTTCGAGTTCGACGTCGACGCGCTCTGTGACGGCGAGGACGTCTACATCGGTGGCATCATGCAGCATATCGAAGAAGCCGGTATCCATTCAGGCGACAGCGCCTGCGCGATCCCACCCTACCATCTTCTTCCCGAAGCCCGTGAAGCAATCGAATCATATACCAGGCAGCTTGCCACATCACTCGGGACAGTGGGACTCATCAACATCCAGTTCGCCATGCGCGGAAACACCGTCTACGTCATCGAGGTCAACCCCAGGGCCAGCCGCACCGTCCCGTTTGTCTCGAAAGTAATCGACGCCCCACTTGCGCGTTATGCCGCCCAGCTCGCCTCAGGGAAACGGCTCTCAGAGCTGGATCTCAAAACCGCGGATGATCACGGGCTTATTGCCGTGAAAAAGCCGGTGTTCCCGTTCAACAAATTTCCCCGGCAAAGCGTCTTCCTGTCTCCCGAGATGAAATCCACCGGAGAGGTCATCGGGCTCGACACTGGCTGGGGTGCAGCCTTCGCCAAGGCGGAGATCGGCGCGGGCAACAAACTCCCTCTGGAAGGGAACGTCTTCATTTCCGTCAACGACAGGGACAAGGAAGAAATACTTTCCATCGCGCGCGATTTCGTCGAGCTCCCCTTCAAGCTCTTCGCCACGCGCGGGACGGCATCCGTGCTGCGCGCGAACGGCATTCCGGTCCAGGCACTGAACAAAGTCGTCGAAGGTCGACCCCATGTTGTCGACGTGCTGAAAAACGGGAATATCCACCTCGTGATCAATACACCACTCGGTGAAACCGCGAGAGAGGATGAATACGAGATCGGTCGTGCAGCCATCCGGCACAAAGTCCCTGTCGTCACCACCCTCTCAGGTGCCCGCGCCGCCATCCGCGGCATCCGGCGCTTGCTGACAGGCCGCCTCGACGTCCGCAGCCTCCAGGAAATCTTCGGAGACTGA